Part of the Candidatus Thermoplasmatota archaeon genome is shown below.
CCTATCGCTGTTTTAGGACTTGGTGTAATTGTACTTGCAAGCAGTTATGTAATTGGCGTTGTGCTCATGCTCCTTGTATCACTATGGCTTTTCAGGAACTATACTATAGGTAAATACGATAAAGAATATTTCAGAAGTTATCTGAGTTTTGCATTGCCTGTTTTCTTTATTATAGCAATTTCTGTCATAGCTGTAAATATAGATACTGTAATGATCCAGCTATTCTGGAGCAGCAAAGAAGTTGGCTATTATTTTGGTGTTCAGAAAATAAATAATTTCGTGATTATGATCTCAGGTGCTGTAGGTGCTCTATTATTTCCTACTCTATCAAGCTATCATGCTGAGAATAAAATAAAAGAGATTGCAATATTAACTCAAAAAGCAGAGCGCTATATATCACTTGTTATATTCCCAATTATAGCATTTATAATAGCGCTAGCGCCTCAAATAATAATAGTAATACTTTCAGCTGAGTTCTTACCTGCAGTAACAGTACTTCAAACTTTGGCATTGTATACAGTTTTAGTGTCGATAAACAGTCCTTACTGGCTACAGTTCGGCGCTATTAATCTACCAAAATTAGGCGCTAAAATTGCAGGTACAGTTGCACTCCTAAATATAGCTCTAAATATGATATTCATACCTCCTGCTATTTTTGGAGTGAGATTTTTAGGCTTGGGCGCTTTCGGCGCTGCGCTAACTACAGTTATCTCAGCATGCGTAGGTATACTTATCTCAAGATTTTATGTTAAGAAGCTTACAAATACAACAACAAACCCCAAAATATTTATCCACTTACTTGTGGCTTGTTTAACCGCTCTTTTGCTCTATTTGCTTGCGCAAACTCTGCCTTTAGATAGATTTTATTCATTGATTTTGGCAGGCTTGCTGTGTGTTGGTATCTATTTAGGTATTCTCTACTGCTTAAGAGAGTTTACAAAAGAAGATTATCATTTCTTTTTAGATACTTTGAGTCCTAAAAAAATGTTTAGGTATATTAGAGAAGAGTTAAGGCAATAGAGGCATTATAAATCGCAGCAGAATAATTATTGCAATTGTTCCTACAAGCGCTGTTATTATGAGTGGCTTAGTTACTTTCTTGGCAAGCTCTTTTGAGCTAAAGCCTGCAATTCCTATATTTGTAAGTGTAGAAATAATACATGCAAGAAGGCAAGTGCTTGCAAGAGCGCTGAAAGAAATTTCGCCAGGAAATTGATAGGCAAGCAATGCAAGGCTCGCTACTACTGCCCCGCTTGATGCAAAGCCACCGAGCGCTGTTAAATAGATCCAGTCTTTTCCTAAGTAATGAGTTACTGCATAGCCTAAAGATGCTACTAAAACAAATAAAACTCCAAACTTAGTTGCAGGTATTACTGCGAAAGGCGATTTAATATCGATTTTAAGCTCTTCCTCAACTCTCATTGGCGCTGGAGAGAGTGATAAGTGAACAATATTTACTACACACATTGCAGCAATAGGAAGCAGCATAAATGATAGAACTTTAAAATGAGGGTCTGCAAAGCCAGCAATTATCAAATTCCGTATAAGCATTGTAGTGTTGGAGACAACTATTCCTAATGTTACAATACTGAGAAGTTCATTTTTTCTTTTCACATGATGGGAGAGCGATGCGGTGGTAGCTTCTGAATTTACCAACCCACCAAAGAGTGATGAAAAAAGGATTCCCTTAGTTATACCGTAACGTCTCATTGCAAGGAATGAAACGAACGAAACTGCCGAGACGAATACTATAATTGAAAGCATCCATTTAAAATTGAAAATTCCAAAAATAGGTTCATTGGGAGCTAATGGTAATAATATAAAAGCAACTGAAATAAAGCCTAGGGCGCTCATAAGCTCGCTTTCTGTAAGTACTGAGGCAAGCTCATGTAATCTTTTTTTAGATACTAGTAAAAGAGTTATAGCCACACAGCAAATCAGAGAGACAAGCCAGAGTTCAAAGCCTACCAAAACGCCCAGAATAAAAGTTGCAATTACAGTTATAGGAGTAGTTAGTCCGGTAAGCTCTAGCTGATGCTTCGCATAGAACATAACCAGAGCTAAAAGAATAAAGCCGAAAAGTCCTAAAGGGATTAGAAGAGAGAAATAAGGTAGAAGAGCGCCTGAAATTTGTCCAGATTCACTTGCTAGCCTTGTAATAATTGCAAGTAAAGTACCGCAAAGTGCTACTATAGGAAATGTACGAATACCGGCGATAACAATAGCTCTTTCGCCTGATTCTACTCTTTTATGATGCTCGCGCTCCAGTCCTATCAAAATTCCTAAGCCTATAGAAATAAGTAAATTCTGTATTATTTTAAGCTCAGATATTAGTGCAAGTTCATCCATTTTTCTGGCTTTTTTTGTTCCTATGACATACTCCTTTTTCTGTTACTCCTTTAGGACATTTTTCCTGCCCTGAGTCCAAGCAATATTCGCAAACCTCGTATGGGAATACAATCCAGTCATTAGTAGTTTTTATATAATAGTCAGGTGTAAATACCGAGCGCGGTTTGTGAAATAATGTGGCTGATTTTACTGTATTAATATCTACCATGCTTTTAATTTTTTCAACCACTGTCTTCATAGTAATACCCTCGTCGGTAATATCATCTACAACTAATATATTGCCTCCAAACTTTGATGTGCCCAAAACATCGGTAAGCCTTATTACACTATAAGTTTCCTTACTGCCTTTTTTATAGCGCTGAGTATAAATTACGTGAAGCGGTAAATCCAGAATATCAGCCAGTACTCTACCTATAACAAGTCCCCCGCGCGCTATACATATAATATTATTAAAAGCGGTATTATCGTTAGTTATTTTTTCTGCAAGTTGATAGCAAAGCTTATCGTACTCTCCCCAGCTCAGCATATAATTTTTTTCATTAGTCATAATATTCATTATAGCACTTATAAAATATATTTTTTTTCTCTCTAGCCTAGTAAAACTCTTTCCGCTACTTTCGCTACTTGTTTTGAATATTTAGGTTGAGTCGAGACCATTACAGCCCAGTCAACTATTTTTCTAGTGCGCATTGCTTTAGCAATTGGCGAATAGTCGCTAAAGAATCTTAATTTACCATTGTCTAAAATTCTAATATCTATTTTATCAAGTCTCGGCTCTGAAAGTATTATTTCTTTTCCTGGGGTATCGATAAGCACGTAACCTTCTTTTGCACCTACCTTTCTACAAAGCTCTCTTTCCTTCTTTAGCCTCTTATCTGCATTATCAAGCTCCGAGAGTGCATCTAGCTCCTCTTTACTGAACTCCTTAATATCTTTAGAATAAGCTTTCTTAAACAGTTTTCTATACTTCAACCTGAGCACGATTTCTTTGCAATAGCTGTGAGCTTTCTCTAACTCCGCTAAAAGCTCTGAGTCTACCATTCTATTGAGTTCTTCTAATTTACCGAGCTCTAAAGCTCTTTCGACTGCTCTTGCCAGCATAATTTCTGCTATTCTTACAGTTTTATGAAAATAGACTGATGAATACATTAAGCCTCGAGCTACAAGCATGCTCTCAATTGCCGACACACCTTTTTTATCCATCACAAGCTCGTCCTTAAATAATGTCATTGTTTGAATTAGTCGCTCAGTATCAATAATACCGTAAGCTACTCCTGTGTAATAAGCATCTCTGATCAAGAAGTCAATTTGATCTGCATCTATAGGGCTATGTATTATCTGATGCAAATATCTTCTCTCAATTTCTTTAGTCAAAAAAACATCTAAGCTATAATCTACAAAACTTTTAGATACTAAGTTAGCAACTTTTCTAGGCTCTAGGTCATAGCGCTCTAAAATCTCAGCTACAGTTTTAGTATTGTCAATAGCTATCAACTCATTACCCTTTATCACACTATATTCGCCAGTAATTATCTGTTTTGTTATATCTACGTGATCCTTTTTTAGTTTTTTGCCGAGAATGTATTCAAGTGTATGAGAGTATGGACCATGACCTATATCATGCAATAATCCTACTGCTTGCACAAGAGTTTTTTCGTAATTTTCTAAGTTTAGCTGCTCTGCTATCTTACCTGCGATATGCGCTGTGCCTAAAGAATGCTCTATACGTGAATGATGTGCCCCCGGATAGACAAGATATGCGAATCCAAGCTGGTGTATGCAGTTTAAGCGCTGAACCTCGGGCGTTTCCATAAGGTCGAGCAGCAGCCCTTCTATCTTTATATTGCCGTGAACTGAGTCGCGAATTATTTTATGCTCATAAACTGCTCGATCTAACTGCGCTACTCTTTTATCATTTCTTCGTACTCTTCGCATGTTTTTATTATAGTTGCGCATGCATTATATGCTCTTGTGGCTTCGTATACAGAGTTAAATCCGAATTTGAGTTCGCCTGCCCATTTTTGGCAGTAATAGTTTCCGCCATCGAATTTTTTACAATTTCTGCATTTTGACTCTATTAGCTTCTCAAATCTATTGTATGCCGATGCCTGCGCCCCTCTTATCTCTTTTAGTGTTTGTCCTCTACTTTTGCTCCTTCTTCTAGCCATTTTTATCCCGTCAGAAAAAAATCCCGGCTGCCGGATTTGAACCAGCGACCTAGGGATATCTACATGCAAATGCGCTAGCATTTGCATAAACCAACTACAGTCCCCCGCTCTACCAACTGAGCTAAGCCGGGATTTGTTAGATACAGTCCCCCGCTGCGACAAATTGCGTTCTACGGAATTGCAAAGCAAATTCCGTCGCAAGCAATTTGGAGCGAGGATGAATTGCAAAGCAATTCATCCGAACTACCAACTGAGCTAAGCCGGGGATCTTTTCATGCAAATAACTATATAAAGTTGTGATATATAAAAATTTATATTTCTACAAAAGGCTTTAATTGATTCTAGAATGGTCAAAAAAGGAGAATACGTTACTGCAGAAAATCTATCAATCAAAGCTCTTAAGTGGCTTAAAGCTTTAGAGCTTTATAATAAAAGCAAGAGTTTTCAGCTCGTCCCTCGCTCTTCCGCACTGCTAGTAATAGATATGCAGAATTTCTTTCTTGATAGCAATTCTCACGCGTTTATTCCTGCAGCTAAAGCGATCGTTCCGAACGTTTTGAGACTCTTAGAGGGGTATAGAAAAAATCAGTATTGTATAATATTCACAAGGTATGGTGTAAAAGAGGACGAGGGTTGCGGTATTATGAAGAGATGGTGGAAGGACAATGTAAAAGAAGGATCCTATTACTCTAAAATTATATCGTTGCTAAAGCCTGGCAAAGGCGAATTTATTGTTAGGAAGACCAGATACAGCGGCTTTTATAACACTCAGCTTGAGAATATTCTTAAAGCTCGCGATATAAAAAGTATTGTTATTACCGGAGTTATGACAAATCTATGCTGCGAAACTATCGCAAGAGAAGCTTTTACAAGAGATTTAGAAGTTTATTTTGTAATAGATGCAACTGCTACAGTTAATGAAGAGCTCCATTTAGCTAGTTTAAAAACACTAGCGCATGGGTTTGCTATTCCTAAACTTACAGAAGAGATACTGGCTGTGCTAAATAAAAAATGATTTACTATGTAGTTGTAATAGGCGCAGGTCCTGCAGGCTTAGCTTCATCAATCCAGCTTAAAAGATTTGGTCTGGAGCCTTTGGTGTTGGAGCGTAGAGCAATTGGAGGCTTGGCTTCAAATGCAAATCTTATTGAGAATTACTTAGGATTTCCAAAAGGAATCGGTGGTAAGAGGCTCGTAAAGCTTTTCGAAGAGCAGATTAAGAAGTTAGATATTGAAGTGATGAAGGAGGAGGTAAAGAAGTTAAAAGTTAGTGGAAAGCTCATTACAATAATTACAGAAAAAAACAGATTTTTAGCGCGCTCAGTAGTTTTAGCCACAGGCACAATACCTAAAGCTGCAAATATAAAAAACGAAAAAGAGCTTGCAGGTAAAAGAATATTTTATGAAGTTGCTGAGTTACCTCCTTTAAAGAAACGTATGAGGCTTGCAATTATTGGCAGCGGCGATGCTGCCTTCGATTATGCACTTAATCTCTCAGCCAAAGTTAGTAAAGTGGATATACTCTTCAGGAAAGCAGTGCCTAAAGCTCTTAAGCTTCTTGTGGATAGAGCCAAAAAAGCAGAAAATATTATTATTCACTCAAACACTAAACCTCTGAGCTTTGAAATAACTAATAATAAGCTTGCAATTAATTGTATTACAGACGGAAAAGTTAATATTTTCAATTGCGATTATGCTATTATCGCAGTAGGAAGGGTTGCAAACCTAGAGATTTTAGATAGTGAGATGAAGTTTGAAAATAGAGCTGAAAAATCAGGTATATTCTTTGCAGGCGATATTAAAAGAGTTAGTTTGAGGCAAGTGGGTATTGCAGTAGGTGATGGATTGATAGCTGCTGACAAAGTAATTAAATTCTTGAGAAAATGGAAGTAGTATATGAGCAAGGCCACGAAGATTTAGCGAAAGTCTATGTCGCAGTAATGAGAGGCTCAAATGAATACATGGTGGAATTTGCAGAGTCGCTTCAACCACCTCTGCTTAAAGCTCAAAAATGGGTACTGATAATATCATGCTTGTTCGGCTGCCCTGTAAAATGCCTTATGTGCGATGCGAGTACAACTTACAGAGGTAAGCTTACAGCTCAGGAAATGATAGAGCAAATAGATTATTTAGTAGCTAAGTATTTTTCTGACCGTAAAATACCGATTCCTAAATTCAAAATTCAGTTTGCGAGGATGGGTGAGCCTGCGCTCAATAATAATGTGCTGGAAGTTTTAGAGAAGTTGCCAAAGCTCTATAATGCACCTGGACTTATGCCTGCTATTTCTACACTTGCTCCCAAAGGTTGTAACGATTTTTTCGAGCGATTAATTGAAATTAAAAATAGATATTACTCAGGAGGCTTTTTTCAGCTCCAGTTCTCAATTCATACAACCAATCCTGCCAAGAGAGACAAGCTTATGCCTGTAAATAAATGGAATCTCAAAGATATTTCCGAGTATGGTGAAAAATTCGTCGAGCCTCAAGATAGAAAAATAACTCTTAATTTTGCAGTAACAGAAGGTTACGAGGTAGTGCCTGAAGTTATTCGTAGATATTTCAATCCAAAAAAATTTGCAATTAAACTCACTCCTTTAAATCCTACTGAGAAGGTCTGCGAAAACAAACTCACGTCTTCCATTGACGCTAATCGACCTGAAACAGCTTCTCAACTTATAAATGAATTTAAAGCTTGCGGATTTGACGTGATTCTCAGTATCGGCGAGCTAGAAGAGAACAAGATAGGTAGTAATTGCGGTTTTTATCTTAGTAGAAAAATTCATTAGTTTGGCGTTCGCCTTATATTCTTACCTCTTTTTGCGGGTATTATTTTTACTCTAGCGCCTTTAAAATCTTTATATAACTCCTCGCCCTTTAGAAATCGATCCAGAAATACAGCTAAAGCAGCAACTTCGCTATGAGGCTGATTGCCAACTGCAATATTGAGATCGGCAAGCTCAAATACAACGCTTGGTACTTTCTCAGCTCCTACTATTACTAGTAAATCTTTGTCTTGCGGTATTTTCTGAAGAGCTTCATTAATATGTTCACCATACATCGTTAGATGTACCTTTATGCCATCCCAATTTTTTACTAGCTCTTGCCAATTTTTGCAAAAAAGTAATTTAAGGTCGTCGCCAAACTTAGCTTTAACTTTTTCAATACTTTCTTTTAACTTGAGATCCTTAGTTGTAACGAAAACTTCACTTGCACCAAAAGCTCTTGCCACCAAGCACACGTGTGTTGTTACCCTCTTATCGCGCTGGGGTCTGTGACCTAGTCTAAGAACAGAGATTTTCATTTTTTAAAGATTGGCTACCGATTTCTTAAGATTTTCCCCCGGCACTGTAAATTCTTAAATATAGGTACAGCGATTATAAATTAAGAAAGGCTAAAAGTGCTAGGTGCCGCGGTAACTCAGCTGGGAGAGTGCGAGACTGAAGATCTCGAAGTCGCGTGTTCAAGCCACGCCCGCGGCATCTTTCAGAAAAGTTCATTTGAACTTTAAAGCTATTTGAAAATTAGAATGCCAAAAAAAGATAATTATGCGGTTTCACCCATTGTCAGTACAGTTCTACTTATTGGGATATGCGTAGTATTCGCAACTGTAATGTTTGTCTGGGTAAGTGGCTTCGTTTTCCAGAGCGGTTTTGTGCCTGTTGCTGAGCTCGCAATCTATGATAAAAATATTAGTAGCGGTAACGTGACTTATATTATTTTGATGAAAACATTCAGACCGAAGGCAGAGCCTAAAGATGTTAAATGCTATATATGCGATAAAGACGGGTTTGTAAAAGCATCCTTCGGTTTCCCAGCGGAAATAAACAAGCCATATAAGTACACGATAGATTTAAACGGTACTAAAGAGCTAAATATCATATGGTATAATGGAGGCGGTATGATAGCGTCTTACGATAGACTTAAGTTAACAGTCAATAATACCACAGGGTTAGATGTAAGTGAGCTCAAAACTTTAGCCACTTATTCCTTATATCTAAGGCACAATCCAACTGGTGGAAGCTTGATAGGAGTAGTGAGATTGGATTGATAGGCATTAATGAAAGAGAAAGTAAAGAAGCGGTGGTCTCGCCAGTAATAGGGGTAATATTGCTTGTGGTTATTACTGTGGTTATAGCTGCTGCTGTATGGGTATGGCTTACTGGAATTATAGGAGGAGGAACTAAAGCTACACCTGGTATAGAAATGAGCGTAACTAAAGAAGATAGAAATTATACAGTTAATATTACTTCTGTTTCTAGAGCTGTTGGTTTAGACAAAGTCAAAGTCATCATTTTGAAAGAAGCTGTGGCTAAGGATATTTTCATATTAAACGATCCTAAAATTTACGGTAATAAAACAGGCATGGTTTCTTTCTTAGATGAAGATATGGATATGACACTTTCAGTCGGAGATTGTTTAAAATTGAGAGGAGAGTATGCAGAAAGCGGAATAACAGTTATGTTAATTCATATTCCTACAAACGAAATAATGGGCGAGGTAACACTTCCATAATTTTAATTTGCTAATATTCAATTCTGGAGACACCTTCCGGTGACATTGCTACAGTTATTTTAGTTGCGAACTCTGGGCGCTCTGCAACGTCTGTTAGATGAGTTATCAAAATAATTTTATCGAAAAACTTTCCTAGATCAAATAACTTTCTTACGAAGAGCTCTCTGCTCGTTTCTGTATCCAGCGATCCTAAATCGCCTTCGTCTATAAAAAGAGTTTTCATTCTGCCATAGGTTTTACCTACTTGCGGTAGAAGCGCCAGCTGCTTAGCAATTGCAAATCTTAGTGCAGCATTAATTTGAGTTTTCTCTCCGCCACTAAATTCTT
Proteins encoded:
- a CDS encoding flippase; translation: MIARKSTLIFGFNIISALLGYVGLFFVARFMGAYPLGIVGFAFAFVTTFSFIADLGFDGAHVKRISEGKELNKCLGTFFTIKAILVVVMATCILGSVFVWKFLLGRGFESREHELVLYIMLFYIVLWSFSKFFLITFCARQETAKFQIPYFTETFSRVLITIPIAVLGLGVIVLASSYVIGVVLMLLVSLWLFRNYTIGKYDKEYFRSYLSFALPVFFIIAISVIAVNIDTVMIQLFWSSKEVGYYFGVQKINNFVIMISGAVGALLFPTLSSYHAENKIKEIAILTQKAERYISLVIFPIIAFIIALAPQIIIVILSAEFLPAVTVLQTLALYTVLVSINSPYWLQFGAINLPKLGAKIAGTVALLNIALNMIFIPPAIFGVRFLGLGAFGAALTTVISACVGILISRFYVKKLTNTTTNPKIFIHLLVACLTALLLYLLAQTLPLDRFYSLILAGLLCVGIYLGILYCLREFTKEDYHFFLDTLSPKKMFRYIREELRQ
- a CDS encoding DUF4010 domain-containing protein, giving the protein MDELALISELKIIQNLLISIGLGILIGLEREHHKRVESGERAIVIAGIRTFPIVALCGTLLAIITRLASESGQISGALLPYFSLLIPLGLFGFILLALVMFYAKHQLELTGLTTPITVIATFILGVLVGFELWLVSLICCVAITLLLVSKKRLHELASVLTESELMSALGFISVAFILLPLAPNEPIFGIFNFKWMLSIIVFVSAVSFVSFLAMRRYGITKGILFSSLFGGLVNSEATTASLSHHVKRKNELLSIVTLGIVVSNTTMLIRNLIIAGFADPHFKVLSFMLLPIAAMCVVNIVHLSLSPAPMRVEEELKIDIKSPFAVIPATKFGVLFVLVASLGYAVTHYLGKDWIYLTALGGFASSGAVVASLALLAYQFPGEISFSALASTCLLACIISTLTNIGIAGFSSKELAKKVTKPLIITALVGTIAIIILLRFIMPLLP
- a CDS encoding phosphoribosyltransferase family protein, which encodes MTNEKNYMLSWGEYDKLCYQLAEKITNDNTAFNNIICIARGGLVIGRVLADILDLPLHVIYTQRYKKGSKETYSVIRLTDVLGTSKFGGNILVVDDITDEGITMKTVVEKIKSMVDINTVKSATLFHKPRSVFTPDYYIKTTNDWIVFPYEVCEYCLDSGQEKCPKGVTEKGVCHRNKKSQKNG
- a CDS encoding HD domain-containing protein, translating into MRRVRRNDKRVAQLDRAVYEHKIIRDSVHGNIKIEGLLLDLMETPEVQRLNCIHQLGFAYLVYPGAHHSRIEHSLGTAHIAGKIAEQLNLENYEKTLVQAVGLLHDIGHGPYSHTLEYILGKKLKKDHVDITKQIITGEYSVIKGNELIAIDNTKTVAEILERYDLEPRKVANLVSKSFVDYSLDVFLTKEIERRYLHQIIHSPIDADQIDFLIRDAYYTGVAYGIIDTERLIQTMTLFKDELVMDKKGVSAIESMLVARGLMYSSVYFHKTVRIAEIMLARAVERALELGKLEELNRMVDSELLAELEKAHSYCKEIVLRLKYRKLFKKAYSKDIKEFSKEELDALSELDNADKRLKKERELCRKVGAKEGYVLIDTPGKEIILSEPRLDKIDIRILDNGKLRFFSDYSPIAKAMRTRKIVDWAVMVSTQPKYSKQVAKVAERVLLG
- a CDS encoding isochorismatase family protein, which codes for MVKKGEYVTAENLSIKALKWLKALELYNKSKSFQLVPRSSALLVIDMQNFFLDSNSHAFIPAAKAIVPNVLRLLEGYRKNQYCIIFTRYGVKEDEGCGIMKRWWKDNVKEGSYYSKIISLLKPGKGEFIVRKTRYSGFYNTQLENILKARDIKSIVITGVMTNLCCETIAREAFTRDLEVYFVIDATATVNEELHLASLKTLAHGFAIPKLTEEILAVLNKK
- a CDS encoding NAD(P)/FAD-dependent oxidoreductase, which translates into the protein MIYYVVVIGAGPAGLASSIQLKRFGLEPLVLERRAIGGLASNANLIENYLGFPKGIGGKRLVKLFEEQIKKLDIEVMKEEVKKLKVSGKLITIITEKNRFLARSVVLATGTIPKAANIKNEKELAGKRIFYEVAELPPLKKRMRLAIIGSGDAAFDYALNLSAKVSKVDILFRKAVPKALKLLVDRAKKAENIIIHSNTKPLSFEITNNKLAINCITDGKVNIFNCDYAIIAVGRVANLEILDSEMKFENRAEKSGIFFAGDIKRVSLRQVGIAVGDGLIAADKVIKFLRKWK
- a CDS encoding radical SAM protein; translated protein: MEVVYEQGHEDLAKVYVAVMRGSNEYMVEFAESLQPPLLKAQKWVLIISCLFGCPVKCLMCDASTTYRGKLTAQEMIEQIDYLVAKYFSDRKIPIPKFKIQFARMGEPALNNNVLEVLEKLPKLYNAPGLMPAISTLAPKGCNDFFERLIEIKNRYYSGGFFQLQFSIHTTNPAKRDKLMPVNKWNLKDISEYGEKFVEPQDRKITLNFAVTEGYEVVPEVIRRYFNPKKFAIKLTPLNPTEKVCENKLTSSIDANRPETASQLINEFKACGFDVILSIGELEENKIGSNCGFYLSRKIH
- a CDS encoding tRNA (cytidine(56)-2'-O)-methyltransferase, which produces MKISVLRLGHRPQRDKRVTTHVCLVARAFGASEVFVTTKDLKLKESIEKVKAKFGDDLKLLFCKNWQELVKNWDGIKVHLTMYGEHINEALQKIPQDKDLLVIVGAEKVPSVVFELADLNIAVGNQPHSEVAALAVFLDRFLKGEELYKDFKGARVKIIPAKRGKNIRRTPN
- a CDS encoding type IV pilin, with amino-acid sequence MIGINERESKEAVVSPVIGVILLVVITVVIAAAVWVWLTGIIGGGTKATPGIEMSVTKEDRNYTVNITSVSRAVGLDKVKVIILKEAVAKDIFILNDPKIYGNKTGMVSFLDEDMDMTLSVGDCLKLRGEYAESGITVMLIHIPTNEIMGEVTLP